The following are encoded in a window of Dysidea avara chromosome 4, odDysAvar1.4, whole genome shotgun sequence genomic DNA:
- the LOC136254322 gene encoding beta-1,3-N-acetylglucosaminyltransferase radical fringe-like, whose translation MFDRYLRTMQLCITGMVCVVVVVLLTYDWSPESSSSVFVHSDILVVEHTTINNFGSFSDDKLDHNQEEPDHTNLTPQEVKPTSTNQNDNKKEAPNLPDHTSPTSQTDGKVAESTSTNEKETSPEVTSIKISGKPLEKVNANYTHNIYFSVKSSGKNYKDRLFPSMLTWFQLLDKDELTITSDNASAGKPYLDRIKKAGFNVVISSCPDDHSYKALCCKTGMEFSSYYKALEKHNGNKDRYQWYCHVDDDIYVNVPQLSHVLQQYDPSKPYYIGQYPWKIRRQYDKHPYLPVKEDAKNRIHKRNLTVMADIFQYATGATYCASRALIMKGKHLLNGKDNFIASCQLAGNFDDITVGFIFGAVLGCNLTEVDGIYNQFYKLDDFSKEQISKFLTVSYLVNAKTHQATHTVPLQSNIPGDITRFMAYHCLLYPSVSWCPR comes from the exons ATGTTTGACAGATATTTACGGACTATGCAACTATGCATTACCGGGATGGTATGCGTAGTGGTGGTGGTATTACTAACGTATGACTGGTCTCCGGAATCATCGTCATCAGTATTTGTTCATTCT GACATACTTGTAGTTGAGCACACCACAATCAACAATTTTGGAAGTTTTTCTGATGATAAACTTGATCACAATCAAGAAGAACCTGATCACACTAACCTCACACCACAAGAAGTGAAGCCCACTTCTACCAATCAAAATGATAATAAAAAGGAAGCACCCAATTTACCTGATCATACAAGTCCTACTTCACAAACTGATGGTAAAGTAGCAGAGTCCACTTCTACTAATGAAAAAGAAACTTCTCCAGAAGTTACTTCCATTAAAATTAGTGGCAAACCATTGGAAAAAGTTAATGCAAACTACACTCATAATATATACTTTTCTGTGAAATCATCTGGGAAAAATTACAAAGATAGGCTGTTCCCTTCGATGTTGACTTGGTTTCAACTTTTAGATAAAGACGAG TTAACAATAACCAGTGATAATGCTTCTGCAGGAAAACCATATCTTGATAGAATTAAGAAAGCAG GGTTTAATGTAGTTATTTCATCTTGTCCAGATGATCACTCATA TAAAGCTTTGTGCTGTAAAACTGGTATGGAGTTCAGTTCATACTACAAAGCCTTAGAGAAACACAATGGTAACAAGGACAG ATACCAATGGTATTGTCATGTTGATGATGATATATATGTGAATGTTCCACAACTCAGTCATGTTCTACAACAGTATGATCCTAGTAAACCATATTACATTGGGCAATACCCATGGAAAATACGTCGTCAGTATGACAAACACCCATACCTACCA GTTAAAGAAGATGCAAAGAACCGTATCCACAAACGGAACTTG ACAGTTATGGCTGATATCTTTCAATATGCAACTGGTGCAACCTACTGTGCAAGTCGTGCACTGATTATGAAAGGAAAACATTTATTGAA TGGTAAAGATAATTTCATCGCAAGCTGTCAACTCGCCGGCAACTTTGATGACATAACAGTTGGATTTATCTTCG GGGCAGTACTGGGATGTAATCTAACAGAAGTTGATGGTATTTATAATCAGTTTTACAAATTGGATGATTTCTCAAAAGAACAGATATCAAAATTT CTTACTGTTAGTTACTTGGTGAATGCAAAGACTCATCAAGCTACCCATACAGTACCTCTACAGTCAAATATTCCAGGAGATATAACAAG GTTTATGGCTTATCATTGTCTACTGTATCCAAGTGTATCATGGTGTCCGAGATGA